Genomic window (Actinomycetes bacterium):
GGGTCGAGGGGCTTCACCCCGCCATCATGACCGGGGGCTGCCCCCAGCGCCGATCGGGGTCGGCGGCGCCTCGGCCGGAATGTTCGTCGCGCTCAGCCGCCGGCGGAACACGTAATAGCTCCAGCCCTGGTAGAGCAGCACGATGGGCGTGAAGATCACGGCCACCCACGTCATGACCTTGAGCGTGTACGGCGACGACGAAGCGTTGGTGATCGTCAGGTTGTAGATGTCCCGCACCGACGACGGCATGACGTTCGGGTACAGCGAGGTGAACAGCGTCGCCACCGCGCCCGCGATGGTCACCGCGCTCAGGATGAACGCCCAGCCCTCGCGACCCACCCGGTTCATGCCCAGCGCGCCGACGAACGCCGCGGCGGTGACGACGGCCAGCACGACCGACCCCGCGAGGTTGTTCGAGAACGCCTGGCTCCAGGCCAGGAAGGCCACCGCCAGCACCGCCGTGACCAGACCGACCTTGGTGGCCATCGCGTTGGCCCGCGCCCGGATGTCGCCGTCCGTCTTGAGCGCCAGGAAGATCGCGCCGTGGGTGACGAACAGCCCGAGCGTGGTGAGGCCGCCGAGCAGCGCGTACGGGTTGAGCAGGGTGAAGAAGTTGCCGGTGTACTCCAGGTGCGCCGGGTCGCCGATCCTCTCGATCGGCACTCCCTTGACGATGTTGCCGAAGGCGACGCCCCACAGCAGGGCGGGCAGCAGGCTGCCGACGAAGATCGCCCAGTCCCAGCGCCGCCGCCAGGAGGGCTCCGGCCGCTTACCGCGGTACTCGAAGGCCACTCCCCGGATGATCAGCGAGACCAGGATGACGAGCAGGGCCAGGTAGAAGCCGCTGAACAAGGTGGCGTACCACTCGGGGAACGCCGCGAAGGTCGCGCCGCCCGCGACGAGGACCCACACCTCGTTGCCGTCCCAGACCGGGCCGATGGTGTTGATCATGACGCGGCGGTCGGTCTCAGTCCGGCCGAGCACCGGGAGCAGGACGCCGACCCCGAAGTCGAACCCCTCGAGAACGAAGTAGCCGGTCCACAGGACCGCGATGAGCAGGAACCAGACGGTGGTGAGCTCCATGACGGTCTCCGTCAGTACGCGAAGGTCAGGGGCCGGTCGGCCGGGGCGTCGGGGTCGTACGGGTGCTGATCGACCTCGTCCTCGGCCGGTGGGCCGAGCTTGACGTACTTGAGCATGAGCGCGACCTCGATCACGGCCAGGACGCCGTACAGCAGGGTGAACACGATCATCGACGTGAGGACCTCTCCGCCGCTGACCTCCGGCGAGACGCTGGCTGGGGTGGTGAACACCCCGAAGACGGTCCACGGCTGCCGGCCCATCTCGGTGAAGATCCAGCCGAAGCTGTTGGCCAGGATCGGGGCGAACAGGCCGAAGACTGCCAGGCCGTAGAACCAGCGGCCCCCTGGCAGCCGTCCTCTGCGCATCAGCCACAGCCCGACGATGGACAAGAACAGCACGACGAAGCCGAAGCCCATCATCAGCCGGAAGCTCCAGTAGGTGACCGGGATGTTCGGGATGTAGCTCCCCGGGCCGTACTTCTCCACGTACTGGGCCTGGATGTTGTTGATGCCCTCGACCTTGCCGTCGAACGAGCCGGTGGCCAGGAAGGAGAGCAGCTTCGGGAGCTTGATCGAGTAGATCTCCTTGCTGCCGTCCAAGGACCCGATCGTCAAGATGGAGAACGGGGCCGGCTGCTCGGTCTCGTACAGCGCCTCGGCGGAGGCCATCTTCATCGGCTGCTTCGAGGTCATGATCTTGCCCTGCAGGTCACCCGTGAAGGCGACCAGCGCGGAGGCGACCAGCGCCACCACGAGGCCGTACTTCATGGACGGCCGGAAGACGTCGACGTGACGCTTGCGGGCCAGGTGCCAGGCGCTGATCCCGATCATGAAGGCGCCCCCGGTCACGAACGCGGCGGTGATGGTGTGCGCCACGGTGATCAGGGTGACGTCCTGGGTCAGCAGGGCGAAGAAGTCGGTGAGCTCGGCCCGGCCGGTCTTCGGGTTGATCTGGTAGCCGACCGGGTGCTGCATGAACGAGTTGGCGGCCAAGATGAAGTACGCGGACAGGAAGGTGCCGAGCGCGGTCAGCCAGATGGTGGCCAGGTGCACCTTCTTCGGCAGCCGGTCCCAGCCGAAGATCCACAGGCCGATGAACGTCGACTCCATGAAGAAGGCGAGCAGCCCCTCGACGGCCAGCGGCGCACCGAAGATGTCACCGACGAAGCGGCTGTAGTTGCTCCAGTTCATCCCGAACTGGAACTCCTGGACGATGCCGGTGACCACGCCCATGGCCATGTTGATGAGGAAGAGCTTCCCCCAGAACTTGGTGGCCCGCAGGTACACCGGGTTGCCGGTGCGGTACCAGACGGTCTGCAGGCCGGCCACCAGGAACGCCATCGAGATCGTTAGCGGCACGAAGATGAAGTGGTAGACGGTGGTGATCCCGAACTGCCACCGCGCGAGGTCGAGCGCATTCATGTCCGCGTTCCTCCGGTGTCGCCGTGCGGCCTGGAGCCATGACGGCTCCCAGCATGGGCGAGCTCCCCACCCGCGACTTAGGGTCGTTGGTCCCGCGAGGACTGTGAGGTAGGCCATGCCTGGTGGCCGCCCGGGAGCCCGGTCCGGATCCCGCGTGTCCACCGTCGGCCGGCCGTGATCGGGTGGGCCGGTGAGCCCCCCCGCCTCGGTGCCCGAGGCCGCCCCCGGAGAGGGCACCGGGTTCGCTGCGTGCCGGCCCTCCGCGGCCCTGGTCTGGACGGCGCTCGGCGTGGTCTACGTGGTGTGGGGCTCGACCTACCTGGCCATCCGGGTGGTCGTGCGCAGCCTGCCGCCCATGGCGCGATGGGGCTGCGCTTCGTGGTGGCCGGGCTGATCCTCGCGGTGGCGGTCGCCCTGGGCTCCGGATGGCGCACGCTGCGGGTCAGCAGCCGCGAGCTGCGGGCGGGCGCGGTCATCGGCGTCCTGCTGCTCGTCTGCGGCAACGGCGGGGTCGCGCGGGCCGAGAAGACGCTGCCCTCGGGGCTGGCTGCGCTCCTGGCCGCGGCCATGCCGCTGTGGCTGGTGCTGCTGCGCCGGCTGTCCGGTGACCATCCGAGGGCGCTCACCCTGGCGGGGACCCTCGTCGGGTTCGTCGGCATCGCGGTGCTGGCCCGGCCGGGTAGCCACGGCGGCCAGGTGCAGGCCTGGGGGATCGTGGTGATCCTGGTGGGCACCCGGTGCTGGGCCATCGGCACGTTCCTGTCACCTCGTCTGGGCCTGCCGGCGAACCCCTTCGTCGGCACCACCGTCGAGATGCTGACCGCCGGGCTGGTGATGCTCCTGCTGTCGTTGGTGCTGCACGAGTGGAACGGGTTCCAGCCGGCCGCCGTCCCCGCCGAGGCCTGGTAGTCCCTGGCCTACCTCGTGGTGTTCGGCTCGCTGCTCGCTTTCACCGCGTTCGTCTGGCTGGTCGGGCACGCCCCGCTGTCGCTGGTGTCCACCTACGCGTACGTGAACCCGGTGGTCGCCGTGCTGCTCGGCTGGGCGGTGCTGACCGAGCCGGTCACCGCGGTGATCGCGGTGGGCGGCGGGCTCGCCGTCCTCGGCGTGTTCCTAGTCGTCGCCGGCGAGCGCCCCCGCCCCATGACGCCCTGACCGTCAGCCGGCCAGCTCGGCGGCCGCGACCGCGAGGAACCGGTCGGACGCCTCCGGCTCGGCCACCGTGACCCGCGCGCCTTCCCCCGGGAAGGCGCGGACCACCACCCCGGCCCGCTCACACGCAGCCGCGAAGGCCTCGGTGCGCCCCCCGAGGCCGACCCAGACGAAGTTCGCCTCCGACTCGGGGACGGCGATGCCCAGCCCGCGCAGCGCCGTGAGCACGCGCTCCCGCTCGGCGACCAGCACGTCGACCCGCTCGAGCAGCTCCTGCTCCGCGGCCAGCGAGGCGACCGCAGCGGCCTGGGCGAGGTCGCTGACCCCGAACGGCACCGCGGTCTTGCGCAGCGCGGCCGCCACCGGCTCGTGGGCGACCGCGAACCCGACCCGCAGACCGGCCAGACCGTAGGCCTTGGAGAACGTGCGCAGCACGGCCACGTTCGGCCGGTCCCGGTACAGCTCGATGCCGTCTGGCACCTCGGGATCGCGCACGAACTCGCGGTAGGCCTCGTCCAGCACGACCAGGACGTCGCCAGGGACGGCGTCCAGGAACCGCTCCAGTGCGGCCCGGCGCACCGGGGGGCCGGTCGGGTTGTTCGGGTTGCACACGAACACGACCCTGGTCCGTTCGGTGACCGCGGCCGCCATGGCGTCCAGGTCGTGCCCGCCGTCCTGGGCCAGCGGCACGCGCACCGAGGTGGCCCCGCTCAGCTGCACGAGGATCGGGTAGGCCTCGAACGAGCGCCACGGGAAGATCACCTCGTCACCCTGGCCGGCGGCGGCCATGAGCACCTGCTGGGCGACGGCGACCGACCCGGTGCCGACGGCGAGGTGCTCGGCCGGGACGCCGAACCGGCCGGCCAGCGCCTCGACCAGCGCGGTCGAGGCGAAGTCGGGGTACCGGTTCACCTGGCCCGCGGCGCTCTCGATGGCAGCCAGCACCGACGGCAGCGGGGGGTAGGGGTTCTCGTTGCTGGAGATCTTGTAGGCGCCCTCGGGGGCCGGACGGCCGGCCCGGTAGGACGGTACCCCGTCCAGGGCGGCGCGCAGCCGCGGTGCCGTCATGGGCGCCAGCCTACGGTCCGCCGGGCAACGCCACCCACCCGACAATCGACTGACGGTGGATCGCTCAGGTCATGACGCGGTTTCGCCGAAGTTGGCCAGGTCGGGTGGTTTCCAGCCCCCAGCGTCAAGCGTCCGAACGGGTGGGTCGATGAACGAGTCGGCGGTCAAAGACGCCGACCGGCCGGATCGGACTACGGAGGGGACCACGATGGACGACCTGCTCAACGAACTGGAGCCGCAAGGCCCCGCGCCGGAGGAGCGTGAGCGCAGGCGGCGGCTGATCGCTGCAGTCGGCATCGCGGGCCTGTCCCTGCTCACGGTGGGCACGCTGAGCTCGGGCGCCTGGTTCTCCGACACCGAGACGGTCAACGCCGGCCAGATCGTCACCGGGTCGGTCATCCTCGCCAACAACACGACGAAGACCGTGCAGTTCAGCGAGACCAACCTGGCCCCCGGTGACACGCGCTACGCCGAGGTGCACGTCAACAACACCGGCTCGCTCCAGCTGCGCTACGCGGTCGCCGCGAACTCCACCGCGGTGACCTCCGCAACCACGGGGGCGGGCGGAGCGGCGATCGCGGCAGCGGCGGCCGCCGCGACGGCTGCAGGGAAGACCTGGAGCCCGAGCGGCTACAACCTGGCCGACCAGCTGTGGTTCACCGTGTGTTCCGTTGCCTTCGTGGGCGGGGCGTGCCCGACCACACCCACGAACGACGTCCTGTTCGGTGGCACGAACACCACCGCTGACCTCTTCGGGGACGGCAGCGTCTCGTCGACGACGGACTCCAAGGTGCTCTTCGGCTCCCCAACGGATGCCCCGGGAGTCCGTGCGAACGACCGGGTCATCCCGGCTGGCGGCTCCGACACGCTCTACATCAAGGCGCATCTGGACGGCCCCAGCACGGACAACTCCTGGCAGGCCACCGGCACCGCCATCTCGCTGGTGTTCAACTCGTTCCAGACTGCCAACAACACTCCGTAATGCCGATGACGAGGGGAGCGCGGGCGCGTCGCTGGGCCTTT
Coding sequences:
- the cydB gene encoding cytochrome d ubiquinol oxidase subunit II; amino-acid sequence: MELTTVWFLLIAVLWTGYFVLEGFDFGVGVLLPVLGRTETDRRVMINTIGPVWDGNEVWVLVAGGATFAAFPEWYATLFSGFYLALLVILVSLIIRGVAFEYRGKRPEPSWRRRWDWAIFVGSLLPALLWGVAFGNIVKGVPIERIGDPAHLEYTGNFFTLLNPYALLGGLTTLGLFVTHGAIFLALKTDGDIRARANAMATKVGLVTAVLAVAFLAWSQAFSNNLAGSVVLAVVTAAAFVGALGMNRVGREGWAFILSAVTIAGAVATLFTSLYPNVMPSSVRDIYNLTITNASSSPYTLKVMTWVAVIFTPIVLLYQGWSYYVFRRRLSATNIPAEAPPTPIGAGGSPRS
- a CDS encoding TasA family protein, with protein sequence MNESAVKDADRPDRTTEGTTMDDLLNELEPQGPAPEERERRRRLIAAVGIAGLSLLTVGTLSSGAWFSDTETVNAGQIVTGSVILANNTTKTVQFSETNLAPGDTRYAEVHVNNTGSLQLRYAVAANSTAVTSATTGAGGAAIAAAAAAATAAGKTWSPSGYNLADQLWFTVCSVAFVGGACPTTPTNDVLFGGTNTTADLFGDGSVSSTTDSKVLFGSPTDAPGVRANDRVIPAGGSDTLYIKAHLDGPSTDNSWQATGTAISLVFNSFQTANNTP
- a CDS encoding EamA family transporter, giving the protein MGLRFVVAGLILAVAVALGSGWRTLRVSSRELRAGAVIGVLLLVCGNGGVARAEKTLPSGLAALLAAAMPLWLVLLRRLSGDHPRALTLAGTLVGFVGIAVLARPGSHGGQVQAWGIVVILVGTRCWAIGTFLSPRLGLPANPFVGTTVEMLTAGLVMLLLSLVLHEWNGFQPAAVPAEAW
- the hisC gene encoding histidinol-phosphate transaminase, translated to MTAPRLRAALDGVPSYRAGRPAPEGAYKISSNENPYPPLPSVLAAIESAAGQVNRYPDFASTALVEALAGRFGVPAEHLAVGTGSVAVAQQVLMAAAGQGDEVIFPWRSFEAYPILVQLSGATSVRVPLAQDGGHDLDAMAAAVTERTRVVFVCNPNNPTGPPVRRAALERFLDAVPGDVLVVLDEAYREFVRDPEVPDGIELYRDRPNVAVLRTFSKAYGLAGLRVGFAVAHEPVAAALRKTAVPFGVSDLAQAAAVASLAAEQELLERVDVLVAERERVLTALRGLGIAVPESEANFVWVGLGGRTEAFAAACERAGVVVRAFPGEGARVTVAEPEASDRFLAVAAAELAG
- a CDS encoding cytochrome ubiquinol oxidase subunit I, which produces MNALDLARWQFGITTVYHFIFVPLTISMAFLVAGLQTVWYRTGNPVYLRATKFWGKLFLINMAMGVVTGIVQEFQFGMNWSNYSRFVGDIFGAPLAVEGLLAFFMESTFIGLWIFGWDRLPKKVHLATIWLTALGTFLSAYFILAANSFMQHPVGYQINPKTGRAELTDFFALLTQDVTLITVAHTITAAFVTGGAFMIGISAWHLARKRHVDVFRPSMKYGLVVALVASALVAFTGDLQGKIMTSKQPMKMASAEALYETEQPAPFSILTIGSLDGSKEIYSIKLPKLLSFLATGSFDGKVEGINNIQAQYVEKYGPGSYIPNIPVTYWSFRLMMGFGFVVLFLSIVGLWLMRRGRLPGGRWFYGLAVFGLFAPILANSFGWIFTEMGRQPWTVFGVFTTPASVSPEVSGGEVLTSMIVFTLLYGVLAVIEVALMLKYVKLGPPAEDEVDQHPYDPDAPADRPLTFAY
- a CDS encoding EamA family transporter, which gives rise to MVFGSLLAFTAFVWLVGHAPLSLVSTYAYVNPVVAVLLGWAVLTEPVTAVIAVGGGLAVLGVFLVVAGERPRPMTP